The Chitinophagales bacterium region GATAGTTTTAAACTCCAGATTACCCTGTGTATAGCTTCCGCTAATAGGTTTATATGATGTATATGACGCTTTAATCTGCTGACTGTAAGTTGGCAATAAATCAGGGTTACCGATATTTATATAATCAGGGTCGCTATTGTCAGGAACAGGCTGTAGCTGATTAATGGCTGGCTGAACAGAATTAGTATTGTACTGGAAATTTAATCTTCGGTTATTGCTGAAATTATAGGTATAAGAGCCGTACGGTAAGATATTGTTAACTGATTGCTTTATTTGGTTTTGCCTCACTAAATCATCACTGATCAATTCTACATTTCTTAGTCTTGCACCAAGATTCAGCCTTTGTTTTTTTGATTCATAAATAAACTTTATTCCAGCCCGGTTAATATATCTTTTATTAGTAAAATTGTTGGTTAATAAAAAATTTTCGGCGTTGTATTCACCATTTATAAAGTCAAGCGTATGGATATCCTGACTACTGAAACTATAATTAAAGTCATAAGAAAATTCAAGCTTGATTTTTTTTTTGAGTGACTCTGTATACACAGTCGAAAAATAATGAACCTGAGTCTTGCCGGAATTTGTTCTCTTCTGATTTATGCTGTCTGAAGCTGCTGTATAGTAATAATTATTAAAAGATTTCAAAAAGCCCTCTGATTTATTATTGCTTAAAGTGTAGCTATAATTCAATACCAGCAGGCGATCTTGTTTTTTAAACCTGCGTGTAAATTTCAGATTCTCAGAAAGGTTTACTGCATCCGTTTTATTGCTGCTCTCCACAGAGGTGCTTCTGGTAAGCATATCTGATTCAGTAAAAAATTCAGTGAATGATTTGTTTTTCGCACTTACCGGGGAGTAAGATAATTTTGTCTGCAACTCAAGGTCGGTAACAGAATCAAGGGATTCTATGATGGTTAAATTCAACGATTGAGGTTCACTCTTCTGGAAAGATTGCGTTAAATTATTTGTTTTATAGGTGGTATCTGTTAGAAAATATTGAGAAGTAGTTGCAGTTTCATTTTGAACCTGTAATGACTTATAAGTGTAATTGGCTGTCAGCTTTGTTTTTTTTCCAAGCTTTCCGGAATAAAAAAGACCTGTCTTTAAAGCTTTCGGAATACCCGAGCTGCCGTTATTCTGCCAATAATAGGTCTCGCCATTATCTCCGGTCCAAGTATTCATATCTCCTGTTAATCCATATTTAAAAGCATCACCCCAGCCGATACTAGAATTTGGTGTATTGCTGAACAGCGCAAAGGCAGATACTTTTTGCCTGCCTTTAAATTTATTTGCAAGCAATTCGCCTTCGTAAAATTTAGTTAAATCACTTGCTGCAGACGCTTTTCCAAAGTATCCTTTTTTCGAATCTTCCTTCAGTTTAAGATCCATAATTTTTAAAGGTTCACTGTTTTCACCTGCGCCTGCATTCTCATTTTTTTTATCATACAGCTGAACGGACTGTACATTCTCGGCATTCAAATTCCGTGTGGCTATTGTTTGATCTGAACCAAAAAATTCATCGCCATCAACAAGTACCTGGTCTATCTGTGTCCCATTCGAAGTTATCTTGCCCGCTGCATCTACTTTTATTCCCGGAAGTTTCTTTAATAGATCCTCAACAGTTGCGTTCGGTTTCACTTTAAAAGAGTCTGCTGTATAAACCAGCGTATCTCCTTTATAATAAACCGGATCCTTAAAAGCATAGATTACTACTTCCTTCAGAGTGATACTTTTAGGGGGAAGGCTGAATTTTCCAAAATCAAACACACTGTTTTCTTTGCTTCCAAAAACGTAAAATGTCTTATCTCCAAATCCCTGATGCGAAACGGTAATTTCGCAGGTATCTATTGCAATGTCATTAAGGTTAAAAAAGCCATTATTATCAGTTCTGGTAAAAGACATAAGTAAGGAATCGCTCAGTCTGATAGCCATAACTACAGCATAAGGTAACGGACGATTTGAGGAGTCCTGAACAATTCCCTTTATTTCCATGGTTTGTGAAAATACTGCCAGAGATAAAAATGTAAAAAAAGGTATTAAAAAATACTTCATATATTAACTTAACAAGTTGTCTGATTAGTCGCATATGCTCATGCGCAGGAATCAGATTAATTCGTGAAGCCTATCTTATAAATAATACATTTGAAATTATTGCTTTTGGAATTTCTTGTGGATAACAATAAAATATTTAAGTGTAATATCTTACCAAAATATATAAAAATTAATAATTAATTAAAATACAATCCTGATAATACGTAGTCTTTCCTGCAACAATATTCATATTGCAGGAAAAATTGATCAGAGACTTTACAATGGATGTTTTGCTAAATGATAATCTGCTTTTCGATCATATCAGGGTACTGTTCTTTTTTTCTTTACTTTCTGCAACATATGCAGCGATAAAAATAGCAAGGGCAATGATTACCAAATTTTTAATGATGTATTGCCCGATCAGGTTAGGAACCATAAATCCTTTCCATACCAAAGCAGGAAGAATTACCAGTGGGCCAAAGGTAGTTATCATGTGCGGGACGAGCATATAGAGTGCATATTTTTCCTTTTGGGGAAATAAAAAAATAACTCCAATCAGCATTTCATATGCACCAAATAACAGAACAAAAACATTCCAGGGGATAAACCAAAACGTATGCTCATACAAAGTGTGCATCACATTTTCGGCAGGACTTAATTGTAAAATTTTCAGCAATCCAAACCAGAAAAACACAATAAAAAATGACGTTTTGGCTAACGGTAGGCTGATTCTTTTTAACAAAGCAAAAAAGGCGTTTTCAAAGGCAACCCGTTTCTTGTTAAATTGAACAAACATTCTTAAAACAATTATGCTTTACAGAACGAATCTAATTACGGAGATTGACTCTACTGTGTACCAAGTGTAAATGTTTGTTAATACACTCCGTTTAAATAAATACTAAAGTTTTCAAAAGCAGAGAAAATGCTTATTGTAAGGGATGAAACAGGGAAAAGCCACAAAAAAATTAAAGCTATTTTCACCGCGTTAATATGAGTCGCCGTTTAGAGGAAATAAAAGCGCCTATCGCGACGGAGCTCGCCCTTTTCGAGCAACGGTTCCAGGAATCAATGAGAAGTAATACTCCGTTGCTCGATGCGATTACACGCTATATTGTAAAAAGCAAGGGTAAGCAGGTAAGGCCAATGTTCGTTTTTTTTTCAGCGAAAGTAGTGGGCGAAGTTACCGATGTAACATTTCGTGCTGCTGCCCTAATAGAATTGCTTCACACTGCAACCCTTGTGCATGATGATGTAGTAGACAACTCCTATGAGCGACGGGGATTCTTTTCAATTAATGCTTTATGGAAAAATAAGATTGCTGTACTTGTTGGAGATTACCTCTTATCCCGCGGGTTACTGCTTTCTGTTTCAAATAAAGATTTTGATATGCTCGGAATAGTTTCCGACGCGGTGCGTGAAATGAGTGAAGGAGAATTGTTACAGATTGAAAAGACCAGGCGTCTTAATATTAGTGAAGAAATTTATTACGAAATCATTCGTCAGAAAACGGCCAGCCTGATTTCATCTGCGTGTGCTTGTGGAGCAGCGTCTGCAAAAGCACCTGCGGAAGAAGTAGCTAAAATGAAATTGTTTGGCGAAAAAATTGGCATTGCGTTTCAGATAAAAGATGATCTGCTTGATTTTAGTACGGATGATACAGGAAAACCGAAAGGCATAGACTTAAAGGAAAAGAAAATGACGCTTCCGGTTATATATCTGTTAAATAATACGTCTTACTCCGAAAAGAGGAAAGTAATAAACGTTATAAAAAACCATCATGATAACTCCAAAAAAGTGATGGAGGTTATGAAAATTGTTTCTCAATCCGGTGGCATTGACTATGCTAACCGAAAAATGGAGGAATACAAAAACGATGCGTTACAAATTTTATCATCATTTCCCGAAAGCCCCTCTAAAAAATCTCTTGAAGATCTTGTTCTCTACACCACTGAGCGCAGAAAGTAAGAAGCTGTACATTCAGTTTGTTTAAAAAAAGAAGCGTCTCTCAAAAATTGAGAGACGCTTTCCTATTAAAATGATATTTATTCTTCGGTTTTTTCTTCCTCAGAAGTGCCATCTTCAGCCGCATTTGAGCTCTCATTTTCTGTGTCTGTCTCAGCTTCAGCTTTAGCATCGGCATTACCTTTTTCAATTTTGTTTTTCAGTTCTGACAGCACTCCAAGATCTCCGAGAGTAGTTTTTTCAACCTTTCGATTAATATTTTTTACTTCGGTCCGCTGATCTTTACGCTCGACTTGTTTCTTTTCTTTAAGTGCTTCTTTTTCTCTTTCCAGCCTGTCTTCCCAAATTTTTGAATGCGAGACGATTATTTTTTTATTGCCCCGATCAAATTCGATTACTTTAAAGAGAAGGCTCTCATCCAATTCAGCCGTTTTGCCGTTTTCCTTTCGCAGGTGCTTTATAGGAGCAAAGGCCTCAAGGCCATAAGGCATCAAAACAATTGCACCTTTGTCGTCCTTTTTAATGATGGTTGCCTGATGCTCAGAACCTGCAGGAAACACGGTTTCAAAAGTATCCCATGGATCCTCTTCTACCTGCTTATGGTTAAGAGATAGTTTACGGTCATCCTTATTGATATCCTGTACTACCACTTCCATCTCATTTCCAATCTTTGTTACCTCACTTGGGTGATGGATTCTCTTAACCCACGAAAGATCACTAATGTGAACAAATCCGGTTATGCCATCTTCCACTTCTACAAAAACACCATAGTTACTTACATTCTTTACAATGCCTTTTGTTCTGGTTCCGATTGGGTATTTCTGTTCGATATCACTCCACGGATCTTTACCCAGCTGTTTTAAACTAAGTGACATTTTACGTTCAGCACGGTCCATGGTTACTACGATAGCTTCATATTCATCACCTACTTTAAAGTATTCCTTGGAGTTAATGGGTGTATTGCTCCAGGATATTTCAGACACGTGAATCAATCCCTCTACGCCGGGTTGAATTTCGAGGAAAGCGCCATAATCTTCTATGTTCACGATCTTTCCCTTCACTTTCGATCCTACGGTTATTGACTGATCAAGGACTTCCCATGGCTGTGGTGTTAATTGTTTTAAACCAAGTGAAATTCGTTTCTTCTCATCATCATAATCGAGCACCACTACATTTAGCTTCTGATTTAATTTCAGTACTTCACTCGGGTGATTGATACGTCCCCATGAAATATCCGTGATATATAATAATCCATCAAGGCCGCCTAAATCAATGAACGCACCGAAATCTGTGATGTTTTTAATAGCGCCCTCAAGGATTTGACCTTTCTCCAGTTTCGAAATAATTTCCTGCCTTTGATTTTCGAGGTCGCCTTCAATTAATGCTTTATGAGAAACTACTGCATTCTTAATTGCTTCATTGATCTTCACCACCTTAAACTCCATCATCTTTCCTACGTACTGATCATAATCCGTAATGGGTTTTACATCTATTTGAGAACCCGGTAAAAACGTTTCCAAACCAAACAGATCTACAATTAACCCTCCTTTCGTTTTACTGGTAACCAGCCCGGTCACTACTTCTCCTGTTTTATAAGCCGATACAATATGTTCCCATGCGCGTTCCATTTTTGCGCTTTTACGGGATAATATAAGTTGACCTTTAAGATTTTCTTTCTCAACAACCATCACTTCTACCCTATCGCCAACCCTGAGATCGGGCGTATCTCTGAATTCGGACAATGGTACCAGACCATCAGATTTAAAACCGATGTTTAAAACCACATCGGTTGGCGTCATGGATACCACGTTTCCGCTAAGAATTTCATTATTATTAATGGTAACAAAAGTACCGCCGTAAATATTTTCCAGCTCAGTACGTTCTTCTTTGCTGTATTTTTTAACATTGCGTTTCGATACATCCCAGTCAAAATCATCGTGAGAAGATTGACTCATTGAAGGCGATTCTGACTGAGGTGTTTCTGTTTGCGGCGATTCTGTTGAGGGCATATCAACAGTTTGGGTTTCTACGCCATCATTAATTTGGATATGGGATTCTGCTTCCTGATTTTCTGTTTTGTTTTCTGCCAAGATTTATGTCCTCCTTTTAAGTGAGATTACCCGTGGTTTTTAAACGGGCAACAAAGGTAAGAGAATTATATAAAAAGCCAAATGCAAGTGATATATAAATTTTAAAGTATCAGCCTGATAAAAAAGCAATATTTACTCTTTTCCTCCAATACCTTTATATCTGGTATAATTTGTCTAAAATGGCGCCAGTTATTTACGAAAAAACAATTTATACTATAGGTCACTCTACACGGACGCTGGAAGAGTTTCTGAACATTTTAAAATCGTTTCAGATTAAAGCATTGGCGGATGTGCGGAATTTTCCCGGATCGAAGCGATACCCCCATTTTAATAAGGAAATTTTGAAGACATCTCTTGCCAATAATGAGATTAAGTACCTTCATTTAAAACAACTTGGTGGCAGAAAAAAAGCCATTGAGTATTCTAAAAATACAGCCTGGCGTAACACTGCTTTCAGAGGTTATGCGGATCATAT contains the following coding sequences:
- a CDS encoding TonB-dependent receptor: MKYFLIPFFTFLSLAVFSQTMEIKGIVQDSSNRPLPYAVVMAIRLSDSLLMSFTRTDNNGFFNLNDIAIDTCEITVSHQGFGDKTFYVFGSKENSVFDFGKFSLPPKSITLKEVVIYAFKDPVYYKGDTLVYTADSFKVKPNATVEDLLKKLPGIKVDAAGKITSNGTQIDQVLVDGDEFFGSDQTIATRNLNAENVQSVQLYDKKNENAGAGENSEPLKIMDLKLKEDSKKGYFGKASAASDLTKFYEGELLANKFKGRQKVSAFALFSNTPNSSIGWGDAFKYGLTGDMNTWTGDNGETYYWQNNGSSGIPKALKTGLFYSGKLGKKTKLTANYTYKSLQVQNETATTSQYFLTDTTYKTNNLTQSFQKSEPQSLNLTIIESLDSVTDLELQTKLSYSPVSAKNKSFTEFFTESDMLTRSTSVESSNKTDAVNLSENLKFTRRFKKQDRLLVLNYSYTLSNNKSEGFLKSFNNYYYTAASDSINQKRTNSGKTQVHYFSTVYTESLKKKIKLEFSYDFNYSFSSQDIHTLDFINGEYNAENFLLTNNFTNKRYINRAGIKFIYESKKQRLNLGARLRNVELISDDLVRQNQIKQSVNNILPYGSYTYNFSNNRRLNFQYNTNSVQPAINQLQPVPDNSDPDYINIGNPDLLPTYSQQIKASYTSYKPISGSYTQGNLEFKTIHNDISNSVHYDSIGRTITQPINVNGNYYINGWINMDIPLFSDVVKIGPDVNFDLSKETNFINGKKNITKNTSASAGLDLSFHKEKVDISMDANFDYTVPSSSLNRESNLPYSSQNLSASLYFELPYKLKIESNADYTINNRRTQGYNINYFIWNVSLSETFFKKENLIVSMSVNDLLNQNIDTRRTIQDNVIIDTKSNVVGRYYLLKVLYKFTSNKTKEDDEDN
- a CDS encoding polyprenyl synthetase family protein encodes the protein MSRRLEEIKAPIATELALFEQRFQESMRSNTPLLDAITRYIVKSKGKQVRPMFVFFSAKVVGEVTDVTFRAAALIELLHTATLVHDDVVDNSYERRGFFSINALWKNKIAVLVGDYLLSRGLLLSVSNKDFDMLGIVSDAVREMSEGELLQIEKTRRLNISEEIYYEIIRQKTASLISSACACGAASAKAPAEEVAKMKLFGEKIGIAFQIKDDLLDFSTDDTGKPKGIDLKEKKMTLPVIYLLNNTSYSEKRKVINVIKNHHDNSKKVMEVMKIVSQSGGIDYANRKMEEYKNDALQILSSFPESPSKKSLEDLVLYTTERRK
- the rpsA gene encoding 30S ribosomal protein S1 translates to MPSTESPQTETPQSESPSMSQSSHDDFDWDVSKRNVKKYSKEERTELENIYGGTFVTINNNEILSGNVVSMTPTDVVLNIGFKSDGLVPLSEFRDTPDLRVGDRVEVMVVEKENLKGQLILSRKSAKMERAWEHIVSAYKTGEVVTGLVTSKTKGGLIVDLFGLETFLPGSQIDVKPITDYDQYVGKMMEFKVVKINEAIKNAVVSHKALIEGDLENQRQEIISKLEKGQILEGAIKNITDFGAFIDLGGLDGLLYITDISWGRINHPSEVLKLNQKLNVVVLDYDDEKKRISLGLKQLTPQPWEVLDQSITVGSKVKGKIVNIEDYGAFLEIQPGVEGLIHVSEISWSNTPINSKEYFKVGDEYEAIVVTMDRAERKMSLSLKQLGKDPWSDIEQKYPIGTRTKGIVKNVSNYGVFVEVEDGITGFVHISDLSWVKRIHHPSEVTKIGNEMEVVVQDINKDDRKLSLNHKQVEEDPWDTFETVFPAGSEHQATIIKKDDKGAIVLMPYGLEAFAPIKHLRKENGKTAELDESLLFKVIEFDRGNKKIIVSHSKIWEDRLEREKEALKEKKQVERKDQRTEVKNINRKVEKTTLGDLGVLSELKNKIEKGNADAKAEAETDTENESSNAAEDGTSEEEKTEE
- a CDS encoding DUF488 domain-containing protein; the protein is MAPVIYEKTIYTIGHSTRTLEEFLNILKSFQIKALADVRNFPGSKRYPHFNKEILKTSLANNEIKYLHLKQLGGRKKAIEYSKNTAWRNTAFRGYADHMQTEEFTTGINILEKLSSSERTAFMCSEAVWWRCHRSLISDFLKVEGWDVKHIMAFGKAEVHPFTSPSKIVNGKLSYEE